Within Longimicrobium sp., the genomic segment CTCCGGGGCCCGCGTGCTGGACCAGCGCATCCACCCGCCCGTCAGCGACGCAACGCCGGGCGCGGACGTCTTCCACTCCACGGGCGCCCCGCTTCCGCCCCTGCGCCCCGGCTCGCCGCCGCGCCTGCTGACCGTGTACGACGTGGTGCACCCGCGCTACGCCGAGCTCTACGACGGGCACCGGGCGCAGTCAATCGGCGTGAGCCTCGGCAGCCTGGGACCGGACGACCGGCTGATCACCACCTCGCTCGCCACCCGCGACGACATCGTGGAGATGGGGATCGCCCCGGCTGACCGCATCTCGGTGGTCCCCCTCGCCGCGGACCCGGGGCTCTTCTTCCCCTGCACCGACGCGGCGCGGCAGGATGCGGTGCGGGTGCGGCTCGGCATCCCGCCCGGGCCGTACCTGCTCACGCTCGGGCTGCTGGACGTACGCAAGAACGTGGAAGCGGCCGTGGAAGCGTTCACCCGGCTCGTCGTACAGGAGGGGTGCCGCGACCTGTCGCTGGTGGTGGCGGGGCCCGCGGGGAGCGGAACCGCGGGGGTGGAGCGGGCGGTGGCGGAGGCGCGCGCGCGGGGTGCCCGCGTGGTGATGCCCGGGTTCGTTCCCGACGAGGAGCTGGCGGCGCTCTACAGCGGGGCGCTCGGCTTCGTCTTCCCGTCGCTGCACGAGGGGTTCGGGATCCCGCCGCTGGAGGCGATGCAGTGCGGCGCTCCCGTGATCGCCTCCAACCGCTCCTCGATCCCAGAGGTCGTGGGCGGCGCCGCGCTCGTCGTCGATCCGCAGGACGCCGACGCACTCTGCCACGCGATGTACCGCCTGTACCGCGACGGCGCGCTGCGCGAAGATCTCCGCGCCCGCTCGTTGGCCCGCGCCGCCCGCTTCAGCTGGGACCGCACCGCCGCGGAGACGCTGGCCGCGTACCGCGCCGCGATCGCCGCCTGAGGCCTACAGCGCGTCCAGCCTCCACATCCCCAGGCACTTCCCCGTCTCTGCGTCCTCCTCGATCAGCCGGAGCGGCTCGGGAAAGGAGAACGGGGCGAGCTGCAGGTTCACCGACCGCCAGCTCCCCGACTCGATGTCCCTGTTCTTCGCCACCTTTGGATGCGTCGTCGCGAGCAGGAAGCCGGACCCGCTCCCCTTGAAGTTGGCGATGGCGGCGCGTGCGTCGCGGAAGGAGAGGTGGATCAGGCAGTCCCTGCACAGCACCACGTCCGCGCGCGGCAGCTCGTCGCGCACGATGTCCAGCACCACGAACCGCCTCCCCTCCCCTTCGAACTCGTGGCGGTTCCGCTCGATCAGCTCCGGCACCACGTCGGCCCCCACGTACTCCACCCCGCCCAGATCGACGTGCCGCATCCAGTTGAAGTCGCCGCACGGCGCGTCGAGCAGCGACCGCGCGCCGACACCGGCGAGCAGCCCCGGAAGCTCTCTGCGGATGACGACCGTCCGCTCCAGGATCGACCCTCTCCCCGACACCGACTCGGGGCTCGCCCACGCGTTGCTCCGGTGGATCTCCGAAAAGATCTCCTCCATGCTCCGCCCCCGGCGCCCCAATACGCGCCGCGCCGCCCGTGCGAGCCAGTTCAACACCGGACCTTCTGATCGATTCACGATCTGGCAACCTTGATCATAGGTGGGACGGGAACTCCTCGCGTGCGTGGACGTACATTGACGCACCCCGCGGCCCGCCCTATGCTTGGGGTGAGACGCCCCCGAGCCCCTGGAGACGCATGACGCCAAACGACGCGCGACCCAGCAAGAGCGCGAAGGTCCACACCAATCGTTCGGGTGTGAGCTACGTAAAGGCCGACGACGTGCTCCGGAGCGAGAACGGCCGCCGGGCGATCGAACAGTCCATCAAGAATGCCGGGCGCTCCGGAAAGGCCTACAAGAGCCCTAACAACCCGGCGAAAGGGCGCTAACGGACCTTCCGGGAGCTCTCGGCCATGCCGTTCAACGTACTCCTCCTGCCTCTGCTGGGGGGGTACTTTTTTATCACCCGCTGGCTGCCGACGCGCTTTGCGACCAAGCGCTACACCGGGGAGCGGCTGCTCTTCCACGCCGCCGCCGCGGGGCTCGCGTGGCTGGCGATCGCGTTCGTCGGGGTGACACTCCTCGATTCACGCGACCCGTCGCTGGGAGCTGAATGGAAGAAGCTCATACCGTTCCCCTACGCGGGAACGTCGCTGCTTGCGTTCCTCGGCGGCGCGCTCGGCTGGTGGCCGCTGAACCTGCTCCTGCGGCTCGTGGGACGTACCCGTAACCACTATGCGCGCGCGGCGATGGAGACGTGGGGCGATTACCTGGAGATCCTGATGGAGGACTCCATCCAGCGCTCGCTTCCCGTGGCGGTGACGCTCAAGAACGGCAAGGTCTACATCGGATGGGTGCTCCAGAACTTCGACCCTGCTTACGAGCGCAAATACCTCCGGCTCCTCCCTTCGGACAGCGGGTACCGCGACCCCGCCACGCACGAGCTCAACCTCACCACCCACTACAGCCCCGTCCTTCAGGATGTGTTACGCCGGCTGAACGAAGCCGAGGCGGCCCGGCCGAACGTGGTAGATCGCCCTCCGCCTGTGGAGCCGGAAGACGGTCCTGTGGGATTGGGAGTCCTACGCGCTCTTTCGCGAGGCCGAAACGATGCCGTCGGCGGGAGATACGCCCCGCGAACCGGAGCCGCCCCTGCCTCCTGCTCCTGATCACCCGCCCTCCATCCCTCCATCCGCAGCCACGGACGAGTCCCTTCCCCTCTGAGGCGCCTCTCCGTGTCTCCGCGTCTCCGCGTGAGGCCGCTGTTCAGTCGAAGCTGTTCGTGACCACGATGCTCTCGACGATCTTGCCGTTGCGCACGAGCGCGTAGCCGGTCTGCTTCCCCAGCTTCTTCCAGGTGTTGGACGGGTTCGCGAAGGCCCACACCTCGTCGCCCTCCTCGGCCTTGGCCTTGAGCTTCTGCCACGCCATGCGGATGCGCATCGCGGTCATCTCGGAGAGGTTGCGGTGCTCCGAGATGGGCGCGTTCCCCGCCTTCTGCGACAGCCACTCCTTGGGGATCTTCATAGCGGCACCGGCGTTGAGGTCATCCAGGGCGG encodes:
- a CDS encoding class I SAM-dependent methyltransferase, yielding MEEIFSEIHRSNAWASPESVSGRGSILERTVVIRRELPGLLAGVGARSLLDAPCGDFNWMRHVDLGGVEYVGADVVPELIERNRHEFEGEGRRFVVLDIVRDELPRADVVLCRDCLIHLSFRDARAAIANFKGSGSGFLLATTHPKVAKNRDIESGSWRSVNLQLAPFSFPEPLRLIEEDAETGKCLGMWRLDAL
- a CDS encoding glycosyltransferase family 1 protein, which produces MRVLLDISWLGLGYLYRESRSGSFRALRELAAGLQRTGECDLLFCANLSSVAFSGSAEYLRTDPALAGVPLVGPATPAASGIGRAARRVHRTLRAWFPNQAMPGVLRSGARVLDQRIHPPVSDATPGADVFHSTGAPLPPLRPGSPPRLLTVYDVVHPRYAELYDGHRAQSIGVSLGSLGPDDRLITTSLATRDDIVEMGIAPADRISVVPLAADPGLFFPCTDAARQDAVRVRLGIPPGPYLLTLGLLDVRKNVEAAVEAFTRLVVQEGCRDLSLVVAGPAGSGTAGVERAVAEARARGARVVMPGFVPDEELAALYSGALGFVFPSLHEGFGIPPLEAMQCGAPVIASNRSSIPEVVGGAALVVDPQDADALCHAMYRLYRDGALREDLRARSLARAARFSWDRTAAETLAAYRAAIAA